One region of Passer domesticus isolate bPasDom1 chromosome 19, bPasDom1.hap1, whole genome shotgun sequence genomic DNA includes:
- the LOC135283692 gene encoding ras GTPase-activating protein 4-like isoform X5, with protein MGAVLGAAGSSRARRVGPARPRSAPLPPAMARRSALSIRIVEGKNLPAKDITGSSDPYCIVKIDDEAIIRTATVWKTLSPFWGEEYEVQLQPGFHSISIYVMDEDALSRDDIIGKVCITRDMLAEHPKGYSGWMSLSEVDPDEEVQGEIHLRVEVLGSQGSRRLRCSVLEARDLARKDRNGASDPFVRLRYNGKTQESTVSVVASACPACRGAGGINPRGSPEPPLSPSLVSLRDRPTQQEGTKLWPLQVVKKSCYPRWNETFEFELAEPAGEKLCVEVWDWDLVGRNDFLGKVVFSVQGLEVAGQEEGWFRLCPDKSKPTEDERRGSLGSLQLQVKLRDETVLPSHCYQPLVQLLCQEVKSGRQDGQVHLVTLLDETTTAECRQEVAINLVKLFLGQGLVKEFLDLLFELELAKPCEPNTLFRSNSLASKSMESFLKVTGMPYLHFVLGPTIARVFEEKKYVELDPGKVEIKDVGCSGLHRVQTEGEVIEQGRQHLQSYLGELLDAIVRSAPACPPLIRAAFRQLFQRVGQRFPQHQHAKFVAVTSFLCLRFFSPAVMTPKLFQLRATHADARTSRTLLLLAKAIQLVGNMEPAAGRAKEPWLSPLLPALQEGTARMRDFITRLVGTEEERGEQEGEGRPLGPCPAAVKEGLLLVHKTRGKGPLLAAAAGKKLHFCLTGESLSFAKSPGAERIGAIALGDILAAEKVEEKSFGSSHVMQVVYLASGGQQETAYLQCKCVNELNQWLSALRKVCGNNPRLLRSYHPGVFRGDKWSCCHQRDRTGLGCDRTRHGVTLQDWSDPLEPTVEAQRLFQHLQGLRDTLRDKYWELLEPERARSGQGGLGSGRPRGHRAVAVIRGLWGSPWLCPAGAAVPEALSRLLAALAELERCHRRAQPPQAAGPALLRLQA; from the exons ATGGGCGCTGTGCTCGGGGCCGCGGGTTCGAGCCGCGCTCGGCGCGTTGGCCCCGCtcggccccgctcggccccgctcccgcccgccATGGCCCGGCGCAGCGCCCTCTCCATCCGCATCGTGGAGGGCAAGAACCTGCCCGCCAAGGACAT CACGGGGAGCAGTGACCCCTACTGCATCGTGAAGATCGACGATGAGGCCATCATCAG GACTGCCACAGTGTGGAAGACGCTGTCCCCGTTCTGGGGGGAGGAATACGaggtgcagctgcagcctggcttcCACAGCATCTCCATCTACGTCATGGACGAGGATGCCCTCAG CCGTGACGACATCATTGGGAAGGTCTGCATCACCCGGGACATGCTGGCAGAGCACCCCAAGG GATACAGTGGCTGGATGAGCCTCAGCGAGGTGGACCCTGATGAGGAGGTGCAGGGGGAGATCCACCTGCGGGTGGAGGTCctgggcagccagggcagccgGCGGCTGCGCTGCTCCGTGCTGGAGGCCAG GGATCTGGCCAGGAAGGACCGGAATGGTGCCTCTGACCCCTTTGTCCGCCTGCGCTACAACGGGAAGACACAGGAGAGCACCGTGAGTGTGGTGGCTTCAGCATGCCCAGCCTGCCGGGGTGCAGGGGGAATCAACCCACGGGGAagcccagagccacccctgtcccccagcTTGGTGTCCCTGAGGGATAGACCCACACAGCAAGAGGGGACAAAGCTGTGGCCTTTGCAGGTGGTCAAGAAATCCTGCTACCCTCGCTGGAACGAGACCTTCGAGTTCGAGCTGGCCGAGCCCGCCGGGGAGAAGCTCTGCGTGGAGGTGTGGGACTGGGACCTGGTGGGCAGGAACGACTTCCTGGGCAAG gTGGTGTTCAGCGTccaggggctggaggtggccgggcaggaggagggctggttcaggctgtgcccagacaaGTCCAAGCCGACAGAGGACGA GCGCCGTGGCAGCCTGGGCTcgctgcagctgcaggtgaaGCTTCGGGATGAGACAGTGCTTCCCTCCCACTGCTAccagcccctggtgcagctcctgtgccaggaggTGAAGTCGGGGCGCCAG GATGGCCAAGTGCACCTGGTCACCCTCCTGGACGAAACCACCACGGCCGAGTGCCGGCAGGAGGTCGCCATCAACTTGGTCAAACTCTTCCTGGGCCAGGGGCTGGTCAAGGAGTTCCTGGACCTGCTCTTTGAGCTGGAGCTGGCCAAGCCCT GTGAGCCCAACACTCTGTTCCGGAGCAACTCTCTGGCCTCGAAGTCGATGGAGTCCTTCCTCAAG GTGACAGGGATGCCATACCTGCACTTTGTCCTGGGCCCCACCATCGCCCGCGTGTTCGAGGAGAAGAAATACGTGGAGCTGGACCCCGGCAAGGTGGAGATCAAAGACGTCGG GTGCTCGGGGCTGCACCGGGTGCAGACGGAGGGCGAGGTGATCGAGCAGGGCCGGCAGCACCTCCAGTCCTACCTGGGCGAGCTCCTGGACGCCATCGTCAGGTCGGCCCCGGCGTGTCCCCCGCTGATCCGCGCCGCGTTCCGCCAGCTCTTCCAGCGCGTCGGGCAGCGCTTCCCGCAGCACCAG CACGCCAAATTTGTGGCTGTCACCAGCTTCCTGTGCCTGCGCTTCTTCTCGCCGGCCGTGATGACGCCCAAGCTGTTCCAGCTGCGGGCCACCCACGCGGACGCGCGGACCAGCCgcacgctgctgctgctggccaag GCCATCCAGCTGGTCGGGAACATGGAGCCGGCGGCCGGGCGAGCCAAGGAGCCGTGGCTGTCGCCGCTGCTGCCCGCCCTGCAGGAGGGCACCGCCCGCATGCGGGACTTCATCACCCGCCTGGTGGGCACGGAGGAGGAGCGGGGCGAGCAGGAGGGCGAGGGGCGGCCGCTGGGGCCCTGCCCGGCCGCCGTGAAGGAGGGGCTGCTCCTCGTGCACAAAACGCGGGGCAAGGGGCCGCTGCTCGCTGCTGCCGCCGGCAAGAAGCTCCATTTCTGCCTCACCGGGGAGTCGCTGAGCTTCGCCAAGAGCCCCGGGGCGGAG CGCATCGGTGCCATCGCCCTGGGCGACATCCTGGCGGCCGAGAAGGTGGAGGAGAAGAGCTTCGGCAGCTCCCACGTCATGCAGGTGGTTTACCTGGCCTCGGGCGGGCAGCAGGAGACGGCGTACCTGCAGTGCAAG TGTGTCAACGAGCTGAACCAGTGGCTGTCAGCCCTGCGCAAGGTGTGCGGCAACAACCCGCGGCTGCTCCGCTCCTACCACCCCGGCGTCTTCCGCGGGGACaagtggagctgctgccaccagcGCGACAGGACAG ggctgggctgcgaCCGGACCCGGCACGGCGTCACCCTGCAGGACTGGAGTGACCCGCTGGAGCCCACGGTGGAGGCGCAGCGCCTCTTCCAGCACCTGCAGGGCCTGCGGGACACCCTGAG GGACAAgtactgggagctgctggagccggAGCGCGCCCGGAGCGGCCAAGGTGGGCTCGGTTCGGGGCGTCCCCGGGGTCACAGGGCTGTGGCGGTGATCCGGGGGCTGTGGGGGTCACCGTGGCTGTGTCCCGCAGGCGCTGCCGTGCCCGAGGCGCTGAGCCGGCTGCTGGCGGCGCTGGCGGAGCTGGAGCGCTGCCACCGGCGGGCGCAGCCCCCTCAGGCCGCGGGCCCGGCGCTGCTGCGGCTGCAGGCCTGA
- the LOC135283692 gene encoding ras GTPase-activating protein 4-like isoform X6, producing the protein MGAVLGAAGSSRARRVGPARPRSAPLPPAMARRSALSIRIVEGKNLPAKDITGSSDPYCIVKIDDEAIIRTATVWKTLSPFWGEEYEVQLQPGFHSISIYVMDEDALSRDDIIGKVCITRDMLAEHPKGYSGWMSLSEVDPDEEVQGEIHLRVEVLGSQGSRRLRCSVLEARDLARKDRNGASDPFVRLRYNGKTQESTVVKKSCYPRWNETFEFELAEPAGEKLCVEVWDWDLVGRNDFLGKVVFSVQGLEVAGQEEGWFRLCPDKSKPTEDERRGSLGSLQLQVKLRDETVLPSHCYQPLVQLLCQEVKSGRQDGQVHLVTLLDETTTAECRQEVAINLVKLFLGQGLVKEFLDLLFELELAKPCEPNTLFRSNSLASKSMESFLKVTGMPYLHFVLGPTIARVFEEKKYVELDPGKVEIKDVGCSGLHRVQTEGEVIEQGRQHLQSYLGELLDAIVRSAPACPPLIRAAFRQLFQRVGQRFPQHQHAKFVAVTSFLCLRFFSPAVMTPKLFQLRATHADARTSRTLLLLAKAIQLVGNMEPAAGRAKEPWLSPLLPALQEGTARMRDFITRLVGTEEERGEQEGEGRPLGPCPAAVKEGLLLVHKTRGKGPLLAAAAGKKLHFCLTGESLSFAKSPGAERIGAIALGDILAAEKVEEKSFGSSHVMQVVYLASGGQQETAYLQCKCVNELNQWLSALRKVCGNNPRLLRSYHPGVFRGDKWSCCHQRDRTGLGCDRTRHGVTLQDWSDPLEPTVEAQRLFQHLQGLRDTLRDKYWELLEPERARSGQGGLGSGRPRGHRAVAVIRGLWGSPWLCPAGAAVPEALSRLLAALAELERCHRRAQPPQAAGPALLRLQA; encoded by the exons ATGGGCGCTGTGCTCGGGGCCGCGGGTTCGAGCCGCGCTCGGCGCGTTGGCCCCGCtcggccccgctcggccccgctcccgcccgccATGGCCCGGCGCAGCGCCCTCTCCATCCGCATCGTGGAGGGCAAGAACCTGCCCGCCAAGGACAT CACGGGGAGCAGTGACCCCTACTGCATCGTGAAGATCGACGATGAGGCCATCATCAG GACTGCCACAGTGTGGAAGACGCTGTCCCCGTTCTGGGGGGAGGAATACGaggtgcagctgcagcctggcttcCACAGCATCTCCATCTACGTCATGGACGAGGATGCCCTCAG CCGTGACGACATCATTGGGAAGGTCTGCATCACCCGGGACATGCTGGCAGAGCACCCCAAGG GATACAGTGGCTGGATGAGCCTCAGCGAGGTGGACCCTGATGAGGAGGTGCAGGGGGAGATCCACCTGCGGGTGGAGGTCctgggcagccagggcagccgGCGGCTGCGCTGCTCCGTGCTGGAGGCCAG GGATCTGGCCAGGAAGGACCGGAATGGTGCCTCTGACCCCTTTGTCCGCCTGCGCTACAACGGGAAGACACAGGAGAGCACC GTGGTCAAGAAATCCTGCTACCCTCGCTGGAACGAGACCTTCGAGTTCGAGCTGGCCGAGCCCGCCGGGGAGAAGCTCTGCGTGGAGGTGTGGGACTGGGACCTGGTGGGCAGGAACGACTTCCTGGGCAAG gTGGTGTTCAGCGTccaggggctggaggtggccgggcaggaggagggctggttcaggctgtgcccagacaaGTCCAAGCCGACAGAGGACGA GCGCCGTGGCAGCCTGGGCTcgctgcagctgcaggtgaaGCTTCGGGATGAGACAGTGCTTCCCTCCCACTGCTAccagcccctggtgcagctcctgtgccaggaggTGAAGTCGGGGCGCCAG GATGGCCAAGTGCACCTGGTCACCCTCCTGGACGAAACCACCACGGCCGAGTGCCGGCAGGAGGTCGCCATCAACTTGGTCAAACTCTTCCTGGGCCAGGGGCTGGTCAAGGAGTTCCTGGACCTGCTCTTTGAGCTGGAGCTGGCCAAGCCCT GTGAGCCCAACACTCTGTTCCGGAGCAACTCTCTGGCCTCGAAGTCGATGGAGTCCTTCCTCAAG GTGACAGGGATGCCATACCTGCACTTTGTCCTGGGCCCCACCATCGCCCGCGTGTTCGAGGAGAAGAAATACGTGGAGCTGGACCCCGGCAAGGTGGAGATCAAAGACGTCGG GTGCTCGGGGCTGCACCGGGTGCAGACGGAGGGCGAGGTGATCGAGCAGGGCCGGCAGCACCTCCAGTCCTACCTGGGCGAGCTCCTGGACGCCATCGTCAGGTCGGCCCCGGCGTGTCCCCCGCTGATCCGCGCCGCGTTCCGCCAGCTCTTCCAGCGCGTCGGGCAGCGCTTCCCGCAGCACCAG CACGCCAAATTTGTGGCTGTCACCAGCTTCCTGTGCCTGCGCTTCTTCTCGCCGGCCGTGATGACGCCCAAGCTGTTCCAGCTGCGGGCCACCCACGCGGACGCGCGGACCAGCCgcacgctgctgctgctggccaag GCCATCCAGCTGGTCGGGAACATGGAGCCGGCGGCCGGGCGAGCCAAGGAGCCGTGGCTGTCGCCGCTGCTGCCCGCCCTGCAGGAGGGCACCGCCCGCATGCGGGACTTCATCACCCGCCTGGTGGGCACGGAGGAGGAGCGGGGCGAGCAGGAGGGCGAGGGGCGGCCGCTGGGGCCCTGCCCGGCCGCCGTGAAGGAGGGGCTGCTCCTCGTGCACAAAACGCGGGGCAAGGGGCCGCTGCTCGCTGCTGCCGCCGGCAAGAAGCTCCATTTCTGCCTCACCGGGGAGTCGCTGAGCTTCGCCAAGAGCCCCGGGGCGGAG CGCATCGGTGCCATCGCCCTGGGCGACATCCTGGCGGCCGAGAAGGTGGAGGAGAAGAGCTTCGGCAGCTCCCACGTCATGCAGGTGGTTTACCTGGCCTCGGGCGGGCAGCAGGAGACGGCGTACCTGCAGTGCAAG TGTGTCAACGAGCTGAACCAGTGGCTGTCAGCCCTGCGCAAGGTGTGCGGCAACAACCCGCGGCTGCTCCGCTCCTACCACCCCGGCGTCTTCCGCGGGGACaagtggagctgctgccaccagcGCGACAGGACAG ggctgggctgcgaCCGGACCCGGCACGGCGTCACCCTGCAGGACTGGAGTGACCCGCTGGAGCCCACGGTGGAGGCGCAGCGCCTCTTCCAGCACCTGCAGGGCCTGCGGGACACCCTGAG GGACAAgtactgggagctgctggagccggAGCGCGCCCGGAGCGGCCAAGGTGGGCTCGGTTCGGGGCGTCCCCGGGGTCACAGGGCTGTGGCGGTGATCCGGGGGCTGTGGGGGTCACCGTGGCTGTGTCCCGCAGGCGCTGCCGTGCCCGAGGCGCTGAGCCGGCTGCTGGCGGCGCTGGCGGAGCTGGAGCGCTGCCACCGGCGGGCGCAGCCCCCTCAGGCCGCGGGCCCGGCGCTGCTGCGGCTGCAGGCCTGA
- the LOC135283692 gene encoding ras GTPase-activating protein 4-like isoform X4, with the protein MGAVLGAAGSSRARRVGPARPRSAPLPPAMARRSALSIRIVEGKNLPAKDITGSSDPYCIVKIDDEAIIRTATVWKTLSPFWGEEYEVQLQPGFHSISIYVMDEDALSRDDIIGKVCITRDMLAEHPKGYSGWMSLSEVDPDEEVQGEIHLRVEVLGSQGSRRLRCSVLEARDLARKDRNGASDPFVRLRYNGKTQESTVVKKSCYPRWNETFEFELAEPAGEKLCVEVWDWDLVGRNDFLGKVVFSVQGLEVAGQEEGWFRLCPDKSKPTEDERRGSLGSLQLQVKLRDETVLPSHCYQPLVQLLCQEVKSGRQDGQVHLVTLLDETTTAECRQEVAINLVKLFLGQGLVKEFLDLLFELELAKPCEPNTLFRSNSLASKSMESFLKVPHHPKPALPSSSWPWAVPRGRTGWAAVLVPSPGGGRLEKIHWVTLGVSVPNLWPIPVPCGVPRQVTGMPYLHFVLGPTIARVFEEKKYVELDPGKVEIKDVGCSGLHRVQTEGEVIEQGRQHLQSYLGELLDAIVRSAPACPPLIRAAFRQLFQRVGQRFPQHQHAKFVAVTSFLCLRFFSPAVMTPKLFQLRATHADARTSRTLLLLAKAIQLVGNMEPAAGRAKEPWLSPLLPALQEGTARMRDFITRLVGTEEERGEQEGEGRPLGPCPAAVKEGLLLVHKTRGKGPLLAAAAGKKLHFCLTGESLSFAKSPGAERIGAIALGDILAAEKVEEKSFGSSHVMQVVYLASGGQQETAYLQCKCVNELNQWLSALRKVCGNNPRLLRSYHPGVFRGDKWSCCHQRDRTGLGCDRTRHGVTLQDWSDPLEPTVEAQRLFQHLQGLRDTLRDKYWELLEPERARSGQGGLGSGRPRGHRAVAVIRGLWGSPWLCPAGAAVPEALSRLLAALAELERCHRRAQPPQAAGPALLRLQA; encoded by the exons ATGGGCGCTGTGCTCGGGGCCGCGGGTTCGAGCCGCGCTCGGCGCGTTGGCCCCGCtcggccccgctcggccccgctcccgcccgccATGGCCCGGCGCAGCGCCCTCTCCATCCGCATCGTGGAGGGCAAGAACCTGCCCGCCAAGGACAT CACGGGGAGCAGTGACCCCTACTGCATCGTGAAGATCGACGATGAGGCCATCATCAG GACTGCCACAGTGTGGAAGACGCTGTCCCCGTTCTGGGGGGAGGAATACGaggtgcagctgcagcctggcttcCACAGCATCTCCATCTACGTCATGGACGAGGATGCCCTCAG CCGTGACGACATCATTGGGAAGGTCTGCATCACCCGGGACATGCTGGCAGAGCACCCCAAGG GATACAGTGGCTGGATGAGCCTCAGCGAGGTGGACCCTGATGAGGAGGTGCAGGGGGAGATCCACCTGCGGGTGGAGGTCctgggcagccagggcagccgGCGGCTGCGCTGCTCCGTGCTGGAGGCCAG GGATCTGGCCAGGAAGGACCGGAATGGTGCCTCTGACCCCTTTGTCCGCCTGCGCTACAACGGGAAGACACAGGAGAGCACC GTGGTCAAGAAATCCTGCTACCCTCGCTGGAACGAGACCTTCGAGTTCGAGCTGGCCGAGCCCGCCGGGGAGAAGCTCTGCGTGGAGGTGTGGGACTGGGACCTGGTGGGCAGGAACGACTTCCTGGGCAAG gTGGTGTTCAGCGTccaggggctggaggtggccgggcaggaggagggctggttcaggctgtgcccagacaaGTCCAAGCCGACAGAGGACGA GCGCCGTGGCAGCCTGGGCTcgctgcagctgcaggtgaaGCTTCGGGATGAGACAGTGCTTCCCTCCCACTGCTAccagcccctggtgcagctcctgtgccaggaggTGAAGTCGGGGCGCCAG GATGGCCAAGTGCACCTGGTCACCCTCCTGGACGAAACCACCACGGCCGAGTGCCGGCAGGAGGTCGCCATCAACTTGGTCAAACTCTTCCTGGGCCAGGGGCTGGTCAAGGAGTTCCTGGACCTGCTCTTTGAGCTGGAGCTGGCCAAGCCCT GTGAGCCCAACACTCTGTTCCGGAGCAACTCTCTGGCCTCGAAGTCGATGGAGTCCTTCCTCAAGGTGCCACACCACCCAAAACCTGCTCTTCCCAGCTCATCCTGGCCCTGGGCTGTTCCCAGGGGAAGAACTGGGTGGGCTGCTGTGCTTGTGCCTTCCCCTGGGGGTGGGAGGCTGGAGAAAATCCACTGGGTGACCCTGGGGGTGTCGGTGCCAAATCTGTggcccatccctgtcccctgtgggGTCCCTCGGCAGGTGACAGGGATGCCATACCTGCACTTTGTCCTGGGCCCCACCATCGCCCGCGTGTTCGAGGAGAAGAAATACGTGGAGCTGGACCCCGGCAAGGTGGAGATCAAAGACGTCGG GTGCTCGGGGCTGCACCGGGTGCAGACGGAGGGCGAGGTGATCGAGCAGGGCCGGCAGCACCTCCAGTCCTACCTGGGCGAGCTCCTGGACGCCATCGTCAGGTCGGCCCCGGCGTGTCCCCCGCTGATCCGCGCCGCGTTCCGCCAGCTCTTCCAGCGCGTCGGGCAGCGCTTCCCGCAGCACCAG CACGCCAAATTTGTGGCTGTCACCAGCTTCCTGTGCCTGCGCTTCTTCTCGCCGGCCGTGATGACGCCCAAGCTGTTCCAGCTGCGGGCCACCCACGCGGACGCGCGGACCAGCCgcacgctgctgctgctggccaag GCCATCCAGCTGGTCGGGAACATGGAGCCGGCGGCCGGGCGAGCCAAGGAGCCGTGGCTGTCGCCGCTGCTGCCCGCCCTGCAGGAGGGCACCGCCCGCATGCGGGACTTCATCACCCGCCTGGTGGGCACGGAGGAGGAGCGGGGCGAGCAGGAGGGCGAGGGGCGGCCGCTGGGGCCCTGCCCGGCCGCCGTGAAGGAGGGGCTGCTCCTCGTGCACAAAACGCGGGGCAAGGGGCCGCTGCTCGCTGCTGCCGCCGGCAAGAAGCTCCATTTCTGCCTCACCGGGGAGTCGCTGAGCTTCGCCAAGAGCCCCGGGGCGGAG CGCATCGGTGCCATCGCCCTGGGCGACATCCTGGCGGCCGAGAAGGTGGAGGAGAAGAGCTTCGGCAGCTCCCACGTCATGCAGGTGGTTTACCTGGCCTCGGGCGGGCAGCAGGAGACGGCGTACCTGCAGTGCAAG TGTGTCAACGAGCTGAACCAGTGGCTGTCAGCCCTGCGCAAGGTGTGCGGCAACAACCCGCGGCTGCTCCGCTCCTACCACCCCGGCGTCTTCCGCGGGGACaagtggagctgctgccaccagcGCGACAGGACAG ggctgggctgcgaCCGGACCCGGCACGGCGTCACCCTGCAGGACTGGAGTGACCCGCTGGAGCCCACGGTGGAGGCGCAGCGCCTCTTCCAGCACCTGCAGGGCCTGCGGGACACCCTGAG GGACAAgtactgggagctgctggagccggAGCGCGCCCGGAGCGGCCAAGGTGGGCTCGGTTCGGGGCGTCCCCGGGGTCACAGGGCTGTGGCGGTGATCCGGGGGCTGTGGGGGTCACCGTGGCTGTGTCCCGCAGGCGCTGCCGTGCCCGAGGCGCTGAGCCGGCTGCTGGCGGCGCTGGCGGAGCTGGAGCGCTGCCACCGGCGGGCGCAGCCCCCTCAGGCCGCGGGCCCGGCGCTGCTGCGGCTGCAGGCCTGA